A genomic window from Sulfuricurvum sp. includes:
- a CDS encoding SIR2 family protein, producing the protein MDTLFETIKKELRNQTTIPYFGLGVFEGIMTKEGEAVPHDSDSLILAMNGGRAMSARLMFEYSRAAMHLEQRRGVEYMTQLINHIYTKPFEPTPLHKTIVDMSPRYIIDTNRDTKLQELLAYTPHCLIVGKSRIMGDLNRYEIYEYDVENQKYFLVDDEVLETAEKILFKPMGSPLPNPTFVISDADYVDWLTEAMAGFAVPKVLKTYRKAKKYLFLGTSFDHDTDRMVANELSLDLEGGYVITDKELNKKEQKFVEKHNLEVIPMSLPEFIKAFV; encoded by the coding sequence ATGGACACACTATTTGAGACAATAAAGAAAGAGTTACGCAATCAAACCACTATCCCCTATTTCGGTTTAGGGGTATTTGAGGGGATTATGACCAAAGAGGGGGAAGCTGTTCCTCACGATAGTGATTCGCTTATTTTAGCGATGAACGGCGGTCGAGCAATGTCTGCACGGCTAATGTTCGAATACTCCCGCGCTGCAATGCATTTGGAACAACGTCGCGGTGTTGAGTATATGACACAACTTATCAACCACATTTATACAAAACCCTTTGAACCCACCCCTTTGCACAAAACAATAGTTGATATGTCACCACGTTATATCATTGATACCAATCGGGATACAAAATTACAAGAGTTATTAGCCTATACCCCCCATTGTCTTATTGTCGGTAAATCACGCATTATGGGGGATTTAAACCGCTATGAAATATACGAATACGATGTAGAGAATCAAAAATACTTTCTTGTCGATGATGAGGTTTTGGAAACAGCTGAAAAAATACTCTTTAAACCGATGGGCTCACCGCTTCCAAATCCCACTTTTGTTATCTCTGATGCCGATTATGTAGACTGGCTCACCGAGGCAATGGCAGGTTTTGCTGTTCCAAAAGTGCTCAAAACCTATAGAAAAGCAAAAAAATACCTCTTTTTAGGGACATCATTCGATCACGATACCGATCGTATGGTAGCCAATGAACTCTCTCTCGATTTAGAGGGTGGATACGTTATCACCGATAAAGAATTGAATAAAAAAGAGCAAAAGTTTGTCGAAAAGCATAACCTTGAAGTGATCCCTATGTCACTTCCTGAATTCATAAAAGCATTTGTTTAA
- the clpX gene encoding ATP-dependent Clp protease ATP-binding subunit ClpX: MSTPEKTCSFCGRKQSEVKKMFSSETTHICNECITTCSSILQKEVRYEQRSAMQQQLPVPEKIVEFLDKYIIGQYDAKKVLAVALYNHYKRIENPVYNNVELEKSNIMLVGPTGSGKTLLAKSLSKIMQVPFAVADATALTEAGYVGEDVESILSRLLAAANYDIDLAQRGIIYIDEVDKIARKGESSTMGRDVSGEGVQQGLLKILEGAEVYVPIKGSRKNSTTETVLFNTSHVLFVCGGAFVGLVPDVHTKKTNKVGFTKSTTDKTAKPKKIDAKALVHYGMIPEFIGRIPVVAQLTELTKDQMIQILTEPDNALIKQFQAFFDMDGIELNFETKALEAVAQKAIDRGVGARGLRGIIEEAMLPLQYSCPSKKNLQSVTITEAIIDDSEKEPIYTFKTEKEQE; encoded by the coding sequence ATGAGTACGCCGGAAAAAACCTGTTCCTTTTGTGGTCGAAAACAAAGTGAAGTAAAAAAAATGTTCTCCTCGGAGACCACCCATATTTGTAATGAATGTATCACTACCTGCTCTAGCATTTTGCAAAAAGAGGTACGATATGAACAACGCTCCGCGATGCAGCAACAACTCCCTGTCCCTGAAAAAATTGTCGAGTTTTTAGACAAATACATTATCGGTCAATATGACGCAAAAAAAGTGCTTGCCGTTGCCCTTTACAACCACTACAAACGGATTGAAAACCCCGTTTATAACAACGTCGAACTCGAAAAATCCAACATCATGCTTGTAGGACCGACAGGAAGCGGTAAAACACTCCTCGCTAAATCGCTCTCCAAAATCATGCAAGTGCCGTTCGCCGTCGCCGACGCTACAGCCCTCACTGAAGCAGGATACGTGGGTGAGGACGTCGAAAGCATCCTCAGCCGCCTCCTCGCTGCTGCGAACTACGATATCGACCTCGCACAGCGCGGTATCATCTACATCGACGAAGTGGATAAAATTGCCCGCAAAGGGGAAAGCTCGACGATGGGACGTGACGTATCGGGTGAAGGGGTACAACAAGGGCTACTCAAAATCCTAGAGGGTGCCGAAGTTTATGTCCCTATCAAAGGGAGCCGTAAAAATTCCACCACCGAAACGGTACTCTTCAACACCTCGCACGTACTTTTCGTCTGTGGAGGGGCTTTTGTCGGACTCGTACCCGATGTCCATACGAAAAAAACAAATAAAGTAGGATTTACCAAATCCACAACCGATAAAACCGCTAAACCTAAAAAAATCGACGCTAAAGCCCTCGTCCATTACGGAATGATTCCTGAATTTATCGGGCGTATCCCCGTCGTCGCACAACTCACTGAACTTACCAAAGATCAGATGATCCAAATTCTTACCGAACCGGACAACGCCCTTATCAAACAATTCCAAGCATTTTTTGATATGGACGGGATAGAGCTCAATTTTGAGACAAAAGCGCTTGAAGCAGTTGCGCAAAAAGCGATTGATCGTGGTGTGGGCGCTCGCGGACTACGAGGAATTATCGAGGAAGCAATGTTGCCGCTCCAATACAGCTGTCCGTCGAAAAAGAATCTTCAAAGCGTCACGATTACGGAAGCGATTATTGATGATTCAGAAAAAGAACCTATCTACACGTTCAAAACTGAAAAAGAGCAAGAATAG
- a CDS encoding ATP-dependent Clp protease proteolytic subunit, with protein sequence MPYIPTVKDVSPRGERYFDLFSKLLGDRVIVITEAIDDHMMGIIVSQLLYLEAMDSEEPIHMYISSPGGSVMSGLAILDTMNLINAPVHTYAMGLVASMAAVLFTCGEKGHRYMLPNAEVMIHQPLGGYSGQASDIEIHTKHILNLKRRLYVILSEATGKSVKIIEKESDRDNYMEAKEAIEFGLADEILTKFTPKDV encoded by the coding sequence ATGCCGTATATTCCAACCGTAAAAGATGTTTCACCGCGTGGAGAGCGATATTTTGATCTCTTCTCAAAACTCCTCGGAGACCGTGTTATCGTGATTACCGAAGCGATTGATGATCATATGATGGGAATTATCGTCTCCCAACTGCTCTATCTCGAAGCGATGGATTCCGAAGAGCCGATTCATATGTATATCAGCTCTCCGGGGGGATCGGTGATGTCAGGATTAGCCATATTAGATACTATGAATCTCATTAATGCCCCAGTTCATACCTACGCTATGGGGTTGGTTGCCTCAATGGCGGCAGTTTTATTTACCTGCGGGGAAAAAGGTCATCGCTATATGCTCCCCAATGCCGAAGTGATGATCCATCAACCTCTCGGTGGCTATTCTGGCCAAGCGAGCGACATCGAGATTCATACCAAACATATCCTCAATCTCAAACGACGACTGTATGTGATTCTCTCTGAAGCGACAGGGAAAAGTGTCAAAATTATCGAAAAAGAGTCCGATCGTGATAACTACATGGAAGCTAAAGAAGCGATAGAGTTTGGTTTAGCGGATGAGATTCTTACTAAATTTACTCCAAAGGATGTCTGA
- a CDS encoding PAS domain-containing protein: MEKTSKEIYVDRKRVIVTRTDLKGIIEFANQDFMDISGYSLDELVNHPHNIVRHPDMPAVIFKLMWKRIQLSQDIFAVVKNRAKNGDYYWVTTKFEVRRDPLTNKVNGYIAYRKAADKKLVDKITKLYNELFLIESASGIDASEKYLIGFLDSQNKTYDQFIDDIVDKGWLSKLFFM; the protein is encoded by the coding sequence ATGGAAAAAACATCTAAAGAAATTTATGTTGACCGTAAAAGAGTCATTGTCACTCGTACTGATCTTAAAGGAATTATTGAATTTGCAAACCAAGATTTTATGGACATTTCAGGGTATTCATTAGATGAATTAGTGAATCATCCACATAATATCGTCCGTCATCCAGATATGCCGGCAGTTATTTTTAAACTCATGTGGAAGCGTATCCAGTTGAGTCAGGATATTTTTGCAGTAGTAAAAAACAGAGCAAAAAATGGAGATTATTACTGGGTAACGACAAAATTTGAGGTAAGAAGAGATCCTTTAACGAACAAAGTCAATGGATACATAGCCTATCGAAAAGCTGCTGATAAAAAGTTGGTTGATAAAATCACGAAATTATATAATGAATTATTTTTAATCGAAAGTGCCAGCGGAATAGATGCATCTGAAAAGTACCTGATCGGTTTTTTAGACTCCCAAAATAAAACTTATGATCAATTTATCGATGATATTGTCGATAAAGGTTGGTTGTCTAAATTATTTTTTATGTGA